A single Maniola hyperantus chromosome 11, iAphHyp1.2, whole genome shotgun sequence DNA region contains:
- the LOC117986736 gene encoding organic cation transporter protein-like, with protein sequence MCSLQGESTPVMELVGPKHRVAAGAVSSTCLSSGHILLGFIAWGVPNWRKLTLILYGPHFLLLSNYWLMSESVRWNMTKGRYKEVERFLKKVARVNKRELTEKFLQELKETVDTVDNQKAREEEYKKKEPWLIVAVFQNKEILKRCCIVSMCWISVSLIYFSTAINSVNMSGNRYLNLMMVAASDIPGYWVSVLLMDRIGRKPVIIGAYWTCAACQLLYILLPKYMYAASLSAYLIGKFSIATVLMSLNIYTAEIFPTKHRHSLMAFAIMVGRIGSVVAPLTPALGASIGRNFPSALFCGFALLAGALVLLAPETLGTKLPDTMEEAALIGGRHNK encoded by the exons ATGTGCTCACTACAGGGAGAATCAACACCAG TAATGGAATTAGTCGGTCCTAAGCACCGGGTGGCTGCAGGTGCAGTTTCGAGTACTTGCCTTTCTTCGGGACACATCCTATTAGGCTTTATCGCATGGGGTGTTCCCAATTGGAGGAAACTGACCCTCATACTTTACGGCCCTCATTTTCTATTACTTTCAAACTATTGGCTCATGTCGGAGTCTGTACGCTGGAACATGACCAAGGGAAGGTATAAAGAGGTCGAACGTTTCCTTAAAAAGGTAGCCCGAGTAAATAAAAGGGAGTTGACTGAGAAATTTCTACAAGAATTAAAAGAAACTGTGGATACAGTAGATAATCAAAAAGCACGCGAAGAAGAATACAAAAAGAAGGAGCCTTGGCTCATCGTAGCAGTATTTCAGAATAAAGAGATTTTAAAACGCTGTTGCATTGTATCCATGTGTTGGATATCCGTCTCATTAATCTACTTCAGTACGGCCATAAACTCAGTCAACATGTCCGGGAACCGATACTTAAACCTGATGATGGTAGCTGCATCAGATATACCAGGGTATTGGGTGTCTGTACTGCTGATGGATAGGATCGGCAGAAAGCCTGTAATTATTGGCGCTTATTGGACCTGCGCGGCCTGCCAACTGCTCTACATATTACTACCTAAGT ATATGTACGCCGCTTCTTTATCCGCGTATCTGATCGGCAAGTTCAGCATCGCGACGGTGCTGATGTCGCTAAACATCTACACCGCAGAGATCTTCCCGACCAAGCACAGGCACAGCTTGATGGCCTTCGCTATCATGGTGGGCAGGATCGGCTCCGTTGTAGCTCCGTTAACACCCGCACTT GGAGCGTCAATTGGACGTAACTTCCCCTCCGCACTGTTCTGCGGGTTCGCGCTGTTGGCCGGCGCGCTGGTGCTGCTCGCGCCGGAGACGCTGGGCACCAAGCTGCCCGACACCATGGAGGAGGCTGCCCTGATCGGCGGCAGGCACAACAAGTGA